From a region of the Marinomonas mediterranea MMB-1 genome:
- the choW gene encoding choline ABC transporter permease subunit → MDWLTDNKIPLGDVMETFVNWLVDAAAVFFDFIAITLETIIMALVDVFEWIPPLALIAMIAVGAWFLHRSVGLVVFIVAALLLIINLGYWLETIQTLVLVVSATFVSVLIGVPIGIAAAHRPWLYTILRPVLDLMQTIPTFVYLIPTLILFGLGYVPGLISTIIFAIAAPIRLTYLGVSKVPSELLEAGLAFGCTKSKLLYRVELPAAMPSIMAGVTQCIMLSLSMVVIAALVGADGLGKPVVRALNTVNISQGFEAGVAIVLVAIILDRICKTPSSKNEG, encoded by the coding sequence ATGGATTGGCTAACGGACAATAAAATCCCTCTTGGCGATGTAATGGAAACCTTTGTTAATTGGTTGGTGGACGCAGCCGCAGTATTTTTTGATTTTATCGCGATCACCCTAGAAACCATCATAATGGCATTGGTGGATGTATTTGAGTGGATTCCTCCGCTAGCATTGATTGCTATGATTGCTGTCGGCGCTTGGTTTTTGCATAGAAGCGTTGGTCTGGTTGTCTTTATCGTTGCCGCCTTATTGTTAATTATTAATTTAGGTTATTGGCTTGAGACAATTCAAACTCTTGTGTTGGTTGTTTCGGCGACATTTGTGAGTGTGTTAATCGGTGTGCCTATTGGTATTGCCGCGGCACATAGGCCTTGGTTGTATACGATACTTAGGCCAGTATTAGATTTAATGCAAACGATTCCGACGTTTGTCTATTTGATCCCTACCTTAATTCTGTTTGGCTTGGGTTATGTCCCAGGTCTGATTTCAACGATTATATTTGCTATTGCCGCGCCTATTCGTTTGACTTATCTAGGTGTGAGTAAGGTGCCGAGTGAATTGCTTGAAGCCGGTTTGGCGTTTGGCTGTACAAAGTCTAAATTGCTATACCGTGTTGAGCTGCCTGCAGCCATGCCTAGTATCATGGCGGGAGTAACGCAATGTATCATGCTTTCCCTTTCAATGGTGGTTATCGCCGCGCTTGTCGGTGCTGATGGCCTGGGTAAGCCAGTGGTTCGCGCTTTGAATACCGTTAATATCTCTCAAGGGTTTGAAGCGGGTGTCGCGATTGTATTGGTGGCGATTATTCTTGATCGTATCTGTAAAACTCCATCATCCAAAAACGAGGGCTAA
- a CDS encoding choline ABC transporter substrate-binding protein: MFKKVTKTALAVALAGSASLSMADCSTVRFSDVGWTDITATTAVTSAVLEGLGYKTKTQLLSVPVTYSSLANNDIDVFLGNWMPTMTADITPYLEAGTVEDLGPNLNGAKYTLAVNKAAYDAGVKDFADLAENRRKFSGRIYGIEPGNDGNRLIQDMIDTNAFDLGDFQVVESSEAGMLSQVSRSVRRNKWIVFLGWAPHPMNANFEMEYLSGGDDYFGPNFGGSSVHTNVRKGYVQECSNVGALLTNLKFTLDMENEIMGSILDKGESPEAAATSWLKANPAALDSWLEGVSTLSGGEGLPAVKSHLGL, translated from the coding sequence ATGTTTAAGAAAGTAACTAAGACAGCACTTGCTGTCGCGCTAGCAGGTTCTGCATCTTTGTCGATGGCTGATTGCTCCACGGTTCGTTTTTCTGACGTTGGCTGGACTGATATCACAGCTACGACCGCTGTAACGTCCGCTGTTCTAGAAGGGTTGGGCTACAAAACGAAAACTCAGTTACTTTCTGTGCCTGTTACATACAGTTCGTTAGCAAACAATGACATTGATGTCTTCCTTGGTAACTGGATGCCAACGATGACGGCAGATATCACGCCGTATTTAGAAGCAGGCACAGTAGAAGATCTAGGTCCAAACCTTAACGGTGCAAAATACACGTTGGCGGTGAACAAAGCGGCTTACGATGCAGGTGTAAAAGATTTCGCTGACCTTGCTGAGAATCGCCGTAAGTTCTCTGGTCGTATTTACGGTATTGAGCCAGGTAACGACGGTAACCGCTTGATTCAAGACATGATCGACACAAACGCATTTGATTTAGGTGACTTCCAGGTCGTTGAATCGAGTGAAGCGGGTATGTTGTCGCAAGTTAGCCGCAGCGTGCGTCGTAATAAGTGGATTGTGTTCTTAGGTTGGGCGCCACACCCAATGAATGCTAACTTCGAGATGGAATATCTATCTGGTGGTGATGATTACTTCGGACCGAACTTTGGTGGTTCTTCAGTGCATACCAACGTGCGTAAAGGCTATGTACAAGAGTGTTCAAATGTTGGTGCGCTACTAACGAACCTTAAGTTTACGCTAGACATGGAAAACGAAATCATGGGTTCCATTCTGGACAAAGGTGAAAGCCCAGAAGCAGCGGCAACGAGCTGGCTTAAAGCAAACCCTGCTGCTCTAGATTCTTGGTTAGAGGGCGTGAGCACGTTGTCTGGCGGTGAAGGTCTACCAGCTGTTAAGTCGCATTTGGGCCTTTAA
- the betI gene encoding transcriptional regulator BetI, whose translation MPKVGMPEIRKPQLVQAAIQAIDKYGFSGATVGVISKKAGVSPAIINHYFGGKNGLFEETMKTLIREFFEILSQERELVKNSTTKEKVMSVVRASINQAQTKPEIVKVWMGFWASSMHSPSLYRLQNVYARRLQTTLVIVLKEAFEGEEARNIAATVAAMIDGMWLRGSLAGDLDCDKAAGHIRDYLDLVFER comes from the coding sequence ATGCCAAAAGTCGGAATGCCAGAGATACGAAAGCCTCAACTTGTACAGGCTGCTATTCAAGCTATTGATAAGTATGGTTTTTCTGGTGCTACGGTAGGGGTGATAAGTAAAAAGGCGGGTGTGTCACCCGCGATTATTAATCACTACTTTGGTGGTAAAAATGGGCTCTTTGAAGAAACAATGAAAACCTTGATTAGAGAATTTTTCGAAATTCTCAGTCAGGAAAGAGAGCTGGTAAAAAATTCGACAACGAAAGAAAAAGTGATGTCGGTTGTTCGTGCCAGTATCAACCAAGCACAAACGAAACCGGAAATTGTAAAAGTGTGGATGGGCTTTTGGGCATCATCAATGCATAGCCCATCGTTGTACCGTTTACAGAATGTGTATGCGCGTCGATTGCAAACCACACTTGTTATCGTGCTCAAAGAAGCGTTTGAGGGCGAAGAGGCTCGAAACATTGCCGCAACTGTGGCAGCAATGATTGATGGAATGTGGCTACGTGGATCTCTCGCAGGCGATTTAGATTGCGATAAGGCTGCGGGACACATTCGAGATTACCTAGATTTAGTTTTTGAGCGTTAG
- a CDS encoding MalY/PatB family protein, with amino-acid sequence MDKSVFDKVIDRTHMSSAKWNRYSDDVIPMWVADMDFDSPNCIKTAIQKRVEEGVLGYTMIPESLKSILVNHCQNAYDWQVEANHLIHLPGLVCALHLAARALTSEDDSIIVPGPVYYHLTKAPELANRHLESVPLLIENSVESITEKAIDNMSEKDRWVIDKEKFETACAAKNAKMIMLCNPHNPGGTVYRREELEEIHALAKKYDLIIVSDEIHCDLILDDQKHIPIASLNEDAAQRTITLMSPSKTYNVAGLGYAFAVIANNQLRTQFNKARQSVVPDPNLLGLVAAEAAYKDGEAWRQELLAYLRKNREFIKNSLKDLPLKMASSEATYLAWIDASELNLDDPYRFFLEAGVATSSGSDFGNSQFIRLNFGCPTSIIEQAMMRISKAISTLDKT; translated from the coding sequence ATGGACAAATCCGTATTTGATAAGGTAATTGACCGTACACACATGAGCAGTGCTAAATGGAATCGATATTCCGATGATGTCATCCCTATGTGGGTAGCCGACATGGACTTCGACTCACCAAACTGCATAAAAACAGCCATTCAAAAGCGTGTCGAAGAAGGCGTATTAGGGTACACAATGATCCCTGAGTCATTGAAAAGCATCCTAGTAAACCATTGCCAGAATGCTTACGACTGGCAAGTAGAAGCCAACCATCTTATCCACCTACCTGGCCTTGTTTGCGCACTTCATTTAGCCGCTCGGGCGCTTACCTCAGAAGATGACAGCATCATCGTGCCGGGCCCTGTTTACTACCACTTAACAAAAGCACCTGAACTGGCTAACCGTCACTTGGAGTCAGTACCCTTGCTGATCGAAAACTCAGTCGAAAGCATTACCGAAAAGGCTATCGACAACATGAGCGAAAAGGATCGTTGGGTCATCGATAAAGAAAAATTCGAAACGGCGTGCGCTGCAAAAAATGCCAAGATGATCATGCTGTGCAATCCACATAACCCAGGTGGAACCGTATATCGCCGGGAAGAGCTTGAAGAAATTCACGCCCTAGCCAAAAAATACGACCTCATTATTGTATCCGATGAGATACATTGTGATTTGATCCTAGACGACCAAAAGCACATCCCCATTGCAAGCCTGAATGAAGATGCCGCTCAACGCACAATTACCTTAATGTCGCCTTCCAAGACCTACAACGTCGCAGGGTTAGGCTATGCCTTTGCAGTTATAGCCAATAATCAGTTGCGCACACAGTTCAACAAAGCCAGACAGAGCGTTGTTCCAGATCCAAACTTACTCGGTCTTGTTGCCGCAGAAGCCGCTTACAAAGACGGCGAAGCATGGCGTCAAGAATTGCTTGCCTATTTAAGGAAGAATCGTGAATTCATAAAAAATTCATTAAAAGATTTACCCCTAAAAATGGCCTCTAGCGAAGCGACGTATCTCGCGTGGATAGACGCTTCAGAGCTCAATTTAGACGATCCATATCGCTTCTTTTTGGAGGCAGGAGTCGCAACTTCGTCTGGATCAGACTTTGGCAACTCTCAGTTTATTCGCCTAAACTTTGGGTGTCCTACATCCATTATTGAGCAAGCGATGATGCGAATTTCGAAGGCGATATCGACATTAGATAAAACCTAA
- a CDS encoding DUF1801 domain-containing protein: MHGKSTSVEASQTIDTPTIAGDEIEVTNYISEAAPEVRSDLSQLIGLIQLIAPEATLHLERGVPVFYLGQHWTFSVIAHQKRVSLIFDDFDIQDEGFSFRERLKKASFGDHCISFKKLNEGNLNVIAELLGKLKVDTLRKYPLQKKSIH; the protein is encoded by the coding sequence ATGCACGGTAAATCGACATCGGTTGAGGCGAGTCAAACGATCGACACTCCCACAATAGCGGGCGACGAGATCGAAGTGACAAACTACATCAGCGAAGCTGCGCCCGAAGTGCGCAGCGACCTGAGCCAACTCATTGGTTTAATCCAGTTAATTGCACCAGAAGCCACACTTCACCTTGAGCGAGGTGTGCCAGTCTTTTATCTTGGTCAACACTGGACCTTCAGTGTGATCGCTCACCAAAAGCGTGTCAGCCTGATCTTTGATGATTTCGACATCCAAGACGAAGGCTTTAGCTTTAGAGAGAGGCTCAAAAAAGCGTCGTTTGGTGATCACTGTATCTCCTTTAAAAAACTCAACGAAGGCAACTTAAACGTCATCGCTGAGTTATTAGGGAAGCTAAAAGTAGACACACTTCGAAAATATCCATTGCAAAAAAAATCAATTCATTAA
- a CDS encoding sterol desaturase family protein has product MTDYTLRVIVFFAVFAALIVWQWRSPRSTLQKWRYRWRHNLLLFSSGVLVVRVAQPTLLSLVAYSYNEGLLTYIDLPSTISVFVGIVLLDVAIYWQHRVFHTVPLLWRLHRVHHTDPELDISSAVRFHPLEILLSLCIKSAVIVVLGIPALSVLLFDILLNAASLFNHTNARLPKKIEKIVRLIIVTPDHHRIHHSRDINEANSNYAFFLSIWDKIFDSYTHSAKQGDLQIAIGLPQTKQYEPKGILSLFTMPFWTHSRTTKEVKGD; this is encoded by the coding sequence ATGACAGACTACACGCTACGCGTTATCGTTTTTTTTGCCGTTTTTGCTGCACTCATTGTTTGGCAGTGGCGCTCTCCGCGTTCGACTTTACAAAAGTGGCGTTATCGCTGGCGCCATAATTTACTTTTGTTCTCATCGGGCGTACTCGTCGTTCGAGTCGCCCAACCGACGCTGCTAAGTCTTGTCGCCTATTCCTACAATGAGGGGCTCTTAACCTACATTGACCTACCGAGTACGATTTCCGTATTTGTTGGCATCGTATTATTAGATGTGGCCATTTACTGGCAGCACCGCGTCTTTCACACCGTGCCGCTACTCTGGCGTTTACATCGCGTGCACCATACGGACCCAGAACTGGACATCAGTTCAGCAGTCCGTTTTCACCCACTGGAAATTTTGCTCTCACTCTGTATAAAATCCGCTGTGATTGTCGTACTCGGTATTCCAGCACTGTCTGTACTCTTGTTCGATATATTATTAAATGCCGCCTCCTTGTTTAACCACACCAATGCTCGGTTACCCAAGAAGATAGAAAAAATCGTTCGTCTCATAATCGTCACGCCAGACCATCATAGAATCCACCACTCAAGAGACATAAACGAAGCCAACAGTAATTACGCTTTTTTCCTAAGCATTTGGGACAAAATCTTCGACAGTTACACACACTCGGCAAAACAAGGCGACCTACAAATTGCCATTGGCTTACCACAAACAAAGCAGTATGAACCTAAAGGCATACTGTCACTCTTTACCATGCCGTTTTGGACTCATTCAAGAACAACAAAAGAAGTAAAAGGGGACTAA
- a CDS encoding YceH family protein — translation MSYYELNPMEARVIGCLIEKSITTPEQYPLSLNALVNACNQKSSRDPVVNYSELDVQDTIETLVERALITEVTLGSRVAKYQHRFCNTEFSDLQFSAGETAVVCLQLLRGAQTPGEIRSRSGRLHTFSSLHEVDEALANLKEMTGGPFIEMLPKEPGRRERRFQSTLCLEREAIDASLHEAESTTSTTQSNNATRPSLPDAIKRIDELESKLAELTERLETLEQADRL, via the coding sequence ATGTCTTACTACGAACTCAATCCCATGGAAGCACGCGTTATTGGCTGCCTAATTGAAAAATCCATCACTACACCAGAACAGTACCCGCTCAGCCTAAATGCATTAGTGAATGCATGTAATCAAAAATCCAGTCGTGATCCCGTGGTCAACTACTCTGAATTAGATGTTCAAGACACCATAGAAACCCTCGTCGAACGCGCACTCATCACAGAAGTGACATTGGGTAGCCGCGTTGCCAAATATCAACATAGGTTCTGCAATACCGAGTTTTCTGACCTGCAATTCAGCGCTGGCGAAACCGCCGTCGTGTGTCTGCAACTGCTAAGAGGTGCACAAACACCGGGAGAAATAAGATCACGAAGTGGGCGTTTACATACGTTTAGCAGCTTACACGAAGTCGATGAAGCCCTCGCCAACCTAAAAGAAATGACAGGCGGCCCCTTTATCGAAATGTTGCCTAAAGAACCGGGCAGAAGGGAAAGACGCTTTCAAAGCACACTGTGCCTTGAGCGCGAAGCCATAGACGCGAGCCTTCATGAGGCGGAAAGCACTACCTCCACAACCCAGTCAAATAACGCCACACGACCCAGCCTGCCAGATGCAATTAAACGAATTGACGAACTTGAATCAAAATTAGCGGAATTAACCGAAAGACTAGAGACGCTAGAACAAGCAGATCGGCTATAA
- a CDS encoding Gfo/Idh/MocA family protein, whose translation MNEVRWGILGTGNIARTFANDFRHAKTGTLKAVASRNKDNADSFANDHDIELAMVDYYSLINSQEVDVVYIATPHSTHYELARAAILSGKAVLCEKPFTLNEAQAKELFELAEAHQVFMMEAMWTRFIPALEQAIEWIEEGEIGELLGIQASFNFKGPTDPEHRLLNPELGGGALLDVGIYPIFLAQLFLGRPDFVQNQVVIGDTDVDLFEQIMLGWESGQLASLEASILSPAPNRATLTGTQGYIEFGPEWYKSKSVRLIKADNSERAVEFDYEGEGYQFEVEEVNRCLIEGLLQSPNHSWQNTLNQLSTMDEIRQDMGVIYPEDGTSLDQDELDHHHHEHHHHKH comes from the coding sequence ATGAACGAAGTACGCTGGGGAATACTCGGTACAGGTAACATCGCCCGTACCTTTGCGAACGATTTCCGACACGCAAAAACAGGAACACTGAAAGCCGTCGCTTCCCGTAACAAAGACAATGCAGACTCGTTTGCCAATGATCACGACATCGAACTCGCCATGGTTGATTATTACTCACTAATAAACAGCCAAGAAGTCGATGTTGTCTACATCGCCACACCGCACTCCACCCATTACGAACTCGCACGCGCCGCCATCCTCTCGGGAAAAGCCGTTTTGTGTGAAAAGCCCTTTACCCTCAACGAAGCACAAGCCAAAGAGCTATTCGAACTCGCAGAAGCCCATCAAGTCTTTATGATGGAAGCCATGTGGACGCGTTTCATTCCTGCGCTCGAACAAGCAATAGAATGGATAGAAGAAGGGGAAATTGGCGAATTGCTCGGCATCCAAGCCAGTTTCAACTTCAAAGGCCCAACTGACCCAGAGCATCGCCTGCTTAACCCTGAGCTAGGTGGCGGTGCACTCTTGGATGTGGGCATCTACCCTATTTTCTTGGCGCAGCTCTTCTTAGGCCGTCCTGATTTTGTCCAAAACCAAGTTGTCATAGGTGACACCGACGTCGACCTTTTTGAACAAATCATGCTTGGCTGGGAAAGCGGACAACTGGCTTCACTCGAAGCCTCCATCCTCTCCCCAGCTCCCAACAGAGCAACACTAACAGGTACGCAAGGCTACATTGAATTTGGACCTGAATGGTACAAAAGCAAATCGGTACGCTTGATAAAAGCAGACAACTCAGAACGTGCTGTCGAATTTGATTACGAAGGTGAGGGTTATCAATTCGAAGTCGAAGAAGTAAACCGTTGTCTCATTGAAGGGCTGCTTCAAAGCCCCAACCACAGCTGGCAAAACACCCTAAACCAGTTGTCCACCATGGATGAAATCAGACAAGACATGGGCGTGATTTACCCTGAAGACGGCACAAGCCTCGATCAAGATGAGCTCGATCACCACCATCACGAGCATCACCACCACAAGCACTAA
- a CDS encoding AEC family transporter: MTIILAVLPVFLLLVLGVFLRRIRFLPDDTWVGFDRLVYWVLFPALLFNKTSQIDLYSPMIPTYATLLLGALVVTAAVSFLGGFLLKLAPPQNSSLLQASVRYNTFITLAIAQQLYGSEGLVLATIGAAVLIPTINVFLVISMVLMHGDRNASVIRLVVKELFRNPLVLSIATGLSVNALGWSPVLILTNVTEILSQATLPLVLLAVGASVRLDAVKDVGKAFVWGSVSRMLVFPAVIFALCVQLDISGLPAAIALLFGFSPTATSAYALARQLGGDAPQMAAHITLQTGLCLVTIPLSIALTQWWMEGAFS, encoded by the coding sequence ATGACGATTATATTAGCGGTTTTGCCGGTCTTTTTGTTGCTGGTGCTGGGTGTATTCTTGCGACGTATCCGATTTTTGCCAGACGATACGTGGGTCGGTTTTGATCGTCTTGTGTATTGGGTGTTGTTTCCTGCGTTGCTGTTTAATAAAACAAGTCAAATCGATCTTTATAGCCCCATGATCCCGACTTATGCGACCTTGTTACTGGGGGCGTTGGTGGTGACGGCGGCGGTGAGTTTTTTAGGTGGCTTTTTGTTGAAACTGGCACCGCCACAAAACTCCTCTTTGCTTCAGGCGAGTGTGCGTTATAACACCTTTATTACGCTTGCGATTGCTCAACAACTTTATGGTTCTGAAGGTTTGGTGCTCGCTACGATTGGTGCGGCCGTATTGATCCCGACGATTAATGTGTTTTTGGTCATCAGTATGGTGCTTATGCACGGTGATCGTAACGCGTCGGTCATTAGGTTGGTAGTAAAAGAGCTGTTTCGAAACCCCTTGGTGTTGTCTATTGCGACAGGGTTGAGTGTTAACGCATTGGGTTGGTCTCCGGTGTTGATTCTAACAAATGTGACTGAGATTTTGTCTCAGGCGACTTTGCCGTTGGTGTTGTTAGCGGTGGGTGCAAGTGTTCGTTTGGACGCGGTGAAAGATGTGGGGAAGGCGTTTGTTTGGGGAAGCGTGTCGCGAATGCTGGTGTTTCCTGCGGTTATTTTCGCATTGTGCGTGCAGCTGGATATCAGTGGTTTGCCCGCTGCGATTGCTTTGTTGTTTGGCTTTTCTCCCACGGCGACCTCGGCATATGCCTTGGCGAGGCAGCTTGGAGGCGATGCGCCACAAATGGCGGCGCATATTACGCTTCAGACGGGTTTATGTTTGGTGACGATTCCATTGAGTATTGCGTTGACGCAATGGTGGATGGAAGGCGCGTTTTCTTAG
- a CDS encoding LysR family transcriptional regulator: MHNAITLDNLRVVEAIRQSGSFAGAAQVLHKVPSALTYTVTKLEDDLGLLLFERSKKGARLTAAGTLVLEQGRPILEAVARLEESMRAFEAGWEPCLRIAHDVILSTGPLLQVIGEFLDRELPVEVVYDSVAVGGGWDSLISEQCDIAVGVSGDFPKGEFEVKAIGTFSFLFAIAPTHPLALLDRPVSAQDLREYPSIVVSDSSRVLPKISSGIFESKQTVKVPDMASKIAAQCMGLGVGYLPTHLVQDKLKDGSLVERECEIPRADMTAYIAWRKAKKGKGLRWFVEHLSAADWGLCRD, encoded by the coding sequence ATGCATAATGCGATTACGTTGGATAATTTGCGAGTAGTGGAAGCGATTCGTCAGTCGGGCAGTTTTGCGGGGGCGGCTCAGGTGCTGCATAAAGTACCTTCTGCGCTGACTTATACGGTAACCAAGTTGGAGGACGATCTTGGGCTGTTGCTGTTTGAGCGCAGTAAGAAAGGCGCGCGTTTAACGGCGGCGGGAACCTTGGTGTTGGAGCAGGGGCGCCCGATATTGGAAGCCGTAGCACGATTGGAAGAGTCGATGCGTGCGTTTGAAGCAGGTTGGGAGCCGTGTTTACGTATTGCTCATGATGTTATTTTGTCGACAGGGCCTTTGCTGCAGGTAATCGGTGAGTTTTTGGATCGGGAGCTACCGGTTGAGGTGGTGTACGATTCTGTGGCGGTAGGCGGCGGTTGGGACAGTTTGATATCGGAGCAGTGCGACATTGCGGTGGGTGTGTCGGGGGATTTTCCTAAAGGCGAGTTTGAGGTGAAGGCGATTGGGACGTTTTCGTTTCTGTTCGCGATTGCTCCAACCCACCCTTTGGCGTTGTTGGATCGGCCTGTATCGGCGCAAGATTTACGTGAGTATCCTTCGATTGTGGTCTCCGACAGTTCAAGAGTTCTGCCGAAAATCAGCAGTGGCATATTCGAAAGTAAGCAGACGGTGAAGGTGCCTGATATGGCATCGAAGATAGCGGCTCAGTGTATGGGGCTGGGCGTTGGTTATTTGCCAACACATTTGGTGCAAGATAAGCTGAAGGATGGCAGTTTGGTTGAGCGTGAGTGTGAGATTCCAAGAGCGGATATGACGGCGTATATCGCGTGGCGAAAGGCGAAGAAAGGTAAGGGACTGCGTTGGTTTGTGGAGCATTTGAGTGCTGCCGATTGGGGATTATGTCGTGATTAA
- a CDS encoding pirin family protein, with protein sequence MITLRNANDRGHANFGWLDSYHTFSFGSYYDPAHMGFSHLRVINDDTVAPSAGFDTHGHRDMEIISLVTQGRIAHKDSVGNIKELPKGEYQLMSAGAGIYHSEFNAKDDETLKFLQIWIQPNKQGGKPGYQQKAFGEDAGITPIITPTGEHGTLAIKQDMQLMQVILEKGQTETVNANSERRYYVHQIEGELTLNNGTTLRPGDGAMIQSEDTLTLQNDQEQRVKAILFDLV encoded by the coding sequence ATGATCACATTACGCAACGCAAACGATCGAGGTCACGCTAACTTTGGCTGGCTAGACAGCTACCATACTTTCTCATTTGGTAGCTATTACGACCCTGCTCACATGGGCTTTTCACACCTACGAGTCATAAACGATGACACCGTCGCACCGAGTGCGGGATTCGACACTCATGGGCACCGCGACATGGAAATCATCAGCCTAGTAACCCAAGGCCGAATCGCCCACAAAGACAGCGTAGGTAACATAAAAGAACTGCCAAAAGGCGAATACCAACTCATGTCCGCAGGCGCAGGTATTTACCACAGCGAATTCAACGCGAAAGACGACGAAACGCTGAAATTTCTACAGATATGGATACAACCAAACAAACAAGGCGGCAAACCCGGCTACCAACAAAAAGCGTTTGGAGAAGACGCAGGGATTACCCCCATCATCACCCCAACGGGTGAACACGGCACCCTTGCTATCAAACAAGACATGCAATTGATGCAAGTGATACTGGAAAAAGGACAAACAGAAACCGTCAACGCAAACAGCGAACGCCGTTACTACGTACACCAAATAGAAGGTGAACTCACACTCAATAACGGCACCACACTGCGACCAGGAGACGGCGCAATGATCCAAAGTGAAGACACACTAACCTTACAGAATGACCAAGAGCAACGCGTCAAAGCCATCCTATTTGATCTAGTGTAA
- the cas6f gene encoding type I-F CRISPR-associated endoribonuclease Cas6/Csy4 — protein sequence MNYYQDITLLPSDDIGMHFLWSKVMMQLHLALVEIQDANQKAPVASSFPNYREAAQNKPAYVGNKIRLFATNKADLERLNIQKWMNRLEDYLHIKSISEVDPSKVQGYESFSRLRKPGNVDYMIRRRMKGLDKSHEEASDYFKDYKVSDNFKRLPFIQMKSLQKDREFRLVVKRKTLEQAVETDFVFNTYGLNKDVALPKF from the coding sequence ATGAACTACTATCAAGACATTACACTGTTACCCAGTGACGATATCGGCATGCACTTTTTATGGTCTAAAGTCATGATGCAATTACATCTGGCTCTCGTCGAGATACAAGATGCAAACCAGAAAGCGCCAGTCGCCAGCAGCTTTCCGAACTATCGTGAAGCTGCACAAAATAAACCGGCGTACGTCGGGAATAAGATCAGGCTATTCGCCACGAACAAAGCAGACCTAGAGCGCCTTAATATTCAGAAATGGATGAACCGCCTAGAAGACTACTTGCACATTAAATCCATTTCAGAAGTAGACCCGAGTAAAGTGCAAGGCTACGAATCTTTTAGCCGACTGCGTAAACCCGGAAACGTCGACTACATGATTCGTCGTCGTATGAAAGGGTTAGACAAAAGCCATGAAGAAGCCAGCGACTACTTTAAAGACTATAAAGTGAGTGATAACTTTAAACGACTGCCGTTTATACAAATGAAAAGCTTACAGAAAGACCGAGAGTTTCGTTTGGTGGTTAAACGCAAAACCTTAGAACAAGCTGTCGAAACAGACTTTGTGTTTAATACTTATGGATTAAACAAAGACGTCGCATTACCCAAGTTTTAA